ATATATCATGTGAGGCAGACTTTAACTTGAAATGTGCACCCATAGGTGTATTAACAGACTTAACATTCAACATACAATATAAATCTAGGACTTTCTTTATGTAACTAGATTGTGATAAAGACAAATTACCCTTATCTCTATCTCTTTTTATATCCATTCATAGAATTCTTTTGGCAGACCCTAAGTCTTTTATTTCAGACTCAATTTTCAATAGTTGTTTCAAGTTAATTAactcattcttttcttttcgaATAATAAGCATGTCatccaaataaattaatagatgcATATAATTTCTAGTATCAGATTTCAGAAAGTACACACAGTGATCAAACTACATCTTATAAAGCCAAGAGATAACACATAATCATCAAATCTCTTGCACTATTGTCTAGGAGATTGTTTTAAGTCATAAAGAGATTTTTTCAGTAAACATACTATATCTTCATTATCTGGCTTAATAAACCCCTTAGGTTGTTCCATATATATTGTTTCTTCCAAATTGTCATGTAGAAATGTAGTAGTCACATCAAGTTGCTCTagttctaaatcaaataaaactatagCATAAAGCATTAATCTAATAGAAACATGTTTTATAACTAGTGAAAATACTTCATAATAGTCTATTTCTTCTATTTGGGAAAACCTCTTAATCACAACCCTTGCCTTAAACCTAAGTGTTTCACCACTAGGAACAACAGACTTAATTCTATAAACCCACTTATatcctataatttttttattaataagccTTTTCACTAAAGTCCAGGTTTCATTCTTTTGCAAAGAGTTCATTTCATTTTGCATGACATTAATCCATTCAACTTTGTTCTTACTCTTACAGGCTTGTTTATAATTCAAAggttcatttaatttaattgcatCCCTTATATGAAATGCATATGCAATTAAATTAGCTTGTGCATACCTAGTAGGCAACCTAATAGACCTTTTAACTCTATCTCTAGCCAATTGACATTcagataatttagttttattaacatctaaattagaATGACCTTGACTCTATGATGATTGCTAGTTCAAACTCCTATCTTCATACTTTAAAGtatgaatttgatttaagtcCAAATCAGGTTCATCACTTGACCTTTTAACACTGTTTTCATGCAAGTTAGAATGCTCCACCTCAATGTGAACCTATTTAGACAATTTTTGATTAGAATCAAACAGATCTTTATAGAACAAAGATTCATTAAACACAACATCTCCACTAGCAATgcatttaaaatcatcaatcaaCCATATTTTATAGCCTTTTGTACCTATAGAATAGCCTAAGAAAACAACTCTTAGTGCTTTAGGGTTAAGTTTTCCTtggtttatatgtatataagcAAGGTAGCCAAATGGTTTCAAGTGATTCAGTTTAGGTGGTTTACCAAACCACATTTCCATAggtgttttaaatttaatagcaGAAGATGGATTCCTATTTATCAAATAACAGGTTGTTGAAACAACCTCAGCCCAAAATCTTTTACTTAAACTAGAATCAACCAACATACATCTTACTTTTTCTAGTATGGTCCTATTCATCCTTTCGGCTAATCCAATTTATTATGGTGTGTTAATGCAGGTTCTATGTCTTAGTATTCCAgataaataatagaaatcaGTAAATTgcttattacaaaatttaaggCCATTATATGTTCTTaacactttaatattttttgcttgtttgattttcaacaagAATTTTccattcttttaaaaaaatcaaatgcttgatctttacttttcaaaaaataCACCTAAACTCTTCtagaataatcatcaacaacTATTAAGAAATAATGTGCATTAGAGAGGGAATTAGGTACCTATGGGGATCCCCATAAGTCTAAATGAATGTAATCTAGCACCTGCTTAGATCTATGAGTTGTTGTAGTGAACTTTAGTCTTTTAGCTTTAcctaaaacacaatttttacaGAAATCTAAAACACTAATTTTGTTAGAATCTATTAGTTTCTATTTATCTAACTCTTGCAACCCTATCAGACTTATATGTCTTAATCTTTTATGCCATAAGATTGTATCATTAGTTTCATTAGACTTAGATACCATTGAATCCCTTACAATTGAACCCTCTAAAATATACAGACTATTTATCAATTTGTCCTTCATCATCACTAATGCATCCTTCATAACTTTCAGTAtgccttttttatatttatagctATACCCCCTGAAATCTAACAGACCTAAAGAAATCAAGTTTCTTCTTAGTTTTAGGACTAATTTGacattatccaaaattttagtAGAACCATCTAGAAGTTTAAACTTTATCACACCTATTCCAATCACTTCACAAGACTTATCATTCCATATGAGAACTTTACCCTCATTTACATGATTTAACTCTAGAAACCAATCCTCTCTAGGTGTCATATGGAAAGTATAACCTGAGTCTAAACCTTATTCATCTTTAGACATCTCTTCAAACAAAACCAAGACCTCTGTACTCTCATAGCCATCTAATATGTTTGTAGTGTCTTGTTTATTAGAATTAGAAAAGGTATATGCTTTCTTCCTGTCAAGATAATTCTTTTTCATATGCCCTTCTTTGTGACAATGTCAACAAACTCTCTTAGGTCTAGATTTTGACCTATTGACCTTACTATCCTTATGCTGAAATTTCTTTTCAGTTCTGCCTTTAGCTTGTAGCCCTTCTCCTATGGTTTTTCTTTCaagttttattttcaatccTTTAGACCTTAAAGTCCCTAATACATCATCCAATGACCATATTTAATGACAACCTTTACATCCTTAAAACTTTCAGATAATGagttaaatatgataatagcctaattttcttaaaaaaaaatttcatctataTTAGCAAGACtaattgtgattttattaaactcatCTAAATTCTCCTCTAAGCTTTTACTATGATCCattttaaacccaaaataattgctctttcaaatatatcttatttgttAGTGATTTTGTCATGTAAAGAGATTCTAATTTCAACCATAGCTTTGCTGTAGTATCAACATCATCTACTTGCCTTAATACATTATCAAACAAGTGCAGAATTAACAAACTATAGGTAGTTTCAAATACCTCAACTTTTTTAGAATCTATCATATCAGCACACTAAGCTTCTTCTCTATTGAGGGCTTTGACACATTTTTGATAGACCAAAATTGCTTACATCTTTTTCCTTCATATATTGAAGTCGATCTTTCCATCGAAATTATCAATATCAATCTTTATTGGTGCCATATTGCTATCCAACTGCTTTTTGGTGTTTTTCCACTACAAGAATCAAATGGAAACACAACAGTATCTAGACACAAACTAGAATACAGTTAATTAAGTCTCCTTAaagaattagggtttctttttcaCAGATTCTTGGTAAGATAATAACAACAAAAGCAAGACTCAATCAAATCAAAAGTAAGGCACAACAAACCAACAAATCAAcatggctctaataccacttgtTATAATATTTGCCCAAGATttgtcaaatattaaaaattaacagaagcaAAAAGAACAAATAGACAACACAAACAAATACTTGGTTCGgattttataaatgaaatcctacatccaacACAAAGGTGTTTCTTCTAGTCCAATCCACTAATAATAGTTTAGTTTCAACAATACAACAAGAGTTTCTATGATTAACAATGCAAAGTACAACTATAACTAAAACAGAGAAAAGCAAAGGAAGACGCGACCTTCTAACCAGACCATGCAACTCTGAACTAATGCAATCAAAGCAAACTAGAAAATCCTAGAAAGCCTTTAGAGAGAATGCAATGTGTTTAAACTAGAAAGGGAAAcgtaatatgtttttaattccACTCTAAAAACTCTCTAATAAGGCTAGGCTATTATCTAACCCTtggttttacttaaatacccctGTATTCTAAACTAAAGAAATTACAACCCTTACACAACTAATTACTAAAATGCTCTCGTCATTTTAAGACACAAAATAACATCTTCTAAccttattataataaataaattgtatttattcATATGTAAATCTAACTCATCgtaatgataatattattaaatattttattttattcttttaattataatttacttctgTACTCCTGAGTTTTGATCTATCTGAATTCGTTGATGGTAAGTTCCTAACTGAATCTGATCATTGCATTTTTGACAGATTGGACATGCATGGAAGATGCGTAGGGTTCGCTCGTGCAAAACCAAAAGCTTAGGCCCAACCCAACCGAATGATTAATAAGCTTCGGCCCAACCTAGTAAGTAATAGGCCATTACtgacccaaaaaaattaataggccAAAAGTTGGGCTTCTGTAGATACAATTTACTGTAATAGGCAACAGAAAAAGAGGACGGCGGAAGCAAGCAGCAGAGTAGAGACTTGGAGTCGGCGTGGTGCTTGTGTTTCCATTGATTGAAGGCAAAGAGTAGATTGACTAATAATGGAGGATGATGAGATGGATTCTTTATTCGAAGGGATGGTGTTGTTTTCTCCATCTCAATTAGTAACAGATCAGAGCCTAGAGGGCGATCATTCTGaatctcaatctcaatctcATCATGATGCTCCTTCTTTGGAAGTAGTACCAGCACCGGCATCCTCATCATCTGAGCCCCTTGATGAAGACCTGTTCTCCGACCTCACTCTCCAAACCCCCGAATACCAACCCTCCCCTTCCAAAACAAAGTCTTCccgaaagaaaaagaaagccgCTGGATTACGGATCGGATACGCTAGAGATTCGCCTCGTATACTTCCTGACGGAGATTATGATGATGACACTTTTGATGATGATTCTTCAATTGTGGCGGATGAAACTTCTTCTACTTCTAATGTACCTgataaagacaaagagaaaaagaaagatgatgaTTATAATAATCCCCAACAAAGATTTGAGCATGTTAAGACTCGGATTTTAGAAAAGCTCAACACTGCTCGTGAATTTTCCTCCTCCGTTTCTGCAGCCCGCAAGGATTCGATCCGTAGAAGAAGAAAAGCTTCCGAAGATCTTCTTTCAGCATCCTTAAAGCGCTCTCTCCTTGAAAAGCACTTGGACGAAGCATGTGAGGCGGAAGATTTTGAGACCGCCCAGAGGATCAGCGACGACCTCGCTTCGTCCGAGAACCATAAACAATCTCTTCTCATTGCTCTCAGAGATGCTGAAGCCCATTGCGATGCTGTTGATTCCCAGGTGCATCAGGTTCTCCTCTCCCAGATTGCTGCCGAGGAAGAATCTGCTTCGTTACTCTACCGTTTCTCTGCTGTCAGTACCCAACCTTCTATTATTCCATTATCTATTTCTTGTAGTGATGAACTTATTTCCCAAACTTATAAGTTTGACCTTTGGATCGGCAAAATGCATTTTTCAGGATGCTAAAAATGATGCAGATGTGTTTTTGAAGCAAGCAGAAACATTATCTTCTGAAGAAATGGAAAAATGGCTTTCGTCAACTGAAGCCTTGGAGGGCAGAAAGATAGAACTAGAAATTGAATCACATCTTGTAAATGATGCCCGTTCGGTGTTGAATAATTCAGTTGACGCTCCAATTGAGGAtgataaaagagagaaagaatttcTTTGTAAGAGAAAGAATATGCTGTTTGATGAACTGCAGAAGCTACTTGCTTTGGTGAGGgagaaagagaaggagataGCTGACAATGACTCTAAAATCCAAGCAGTTGAGAAAAGGATTGCTGATGCACTCTCTGGTTTTCAGGAACTCCAATCTAGCGTTGATACAAAGTTTGATAACTTGCAATCGGCAATTTCTCAGTTGGAGTTAGAGAGTGAAGCTTTGTTgatgaaaaaaaaggaaattgatGAGTTCCTCAAGGAGGAAGTGGACAGGGTAACAAAGCTTAAGGAAATTGCCAGAGTTTCTGCAGATGAGGCAAAAGCATACCAAGAAATGGTTGGGCTGAGAAGAAGTCTTATGTCGTCTGTTTTAAAATCCAGGGATTATAAAGTGAGGCTTGCAAAGACTGAGGAGAAACTTTCAGAGGAAATACAGATGCTTCAACAGGAGGTTTCTGCAGCAAGAACTTCCCTACAGGTTAATTTTACTTCCCAACTATCTTTCTGAATTTTACTTATATGATCATACAATCTTATGAAGGTGTTagtcttttattgtttttgagtTGTCAGTTATATTAGTCCTTAACTGTAAAGACTTCCCGTTGGCATTAGTCTCCTTCTTAGCGAACCTGCAACTCAATGCTTATTGCATTTACTCACAGATTCTCTTGAAGTTGAATGACTAAAGTGTTATGACCACAGACACCTGAAACTATATTGAAATGTGACTTAAGTAGCTATATCTCATCTATTTTTGCTTATGCCTTGTTTGGCCTCCAGAAAGCACACAaaattgcttttttcttttggctGAAAGATTAACTTGAAAATGCAGCATTATGATACCGCCTATCCCTCGGCCGCAAATTTTGTTTCAGATGATGTTATTTCTTGAATTGATTTTCCTTTACATTGCCTTTAGGAACTGTCTTCCATGAAATCAAGCATCCAGCAAACTGCGGCATCCTTCAGACAGAGAATTCTTTTTACAGACAAAAGAGCCCCAGAACTTGAAGCAGAAAAGAAAGTTGCTGCTACTGCAAGAAATTTCAAGGAAGCTGCACGAATAGCTGCTGAGGCAAAGTCATTGAGTGGTGAAAAGGATAGCTTACAAATTGAAATGGATAAGGCAGTTTTGAAGCTCGAGAAACTTGAGGGAAATTTTAAAGACACTGTTAAACGATTGCAGGAGACTGAAGAACTGATTATATCCAAGGAAAAAGAGATGGCAGTAGCTCGATTTCAGAGGTTACTTATAGTTTCTGGTGCTGCTACTGCAGAAAGATCAGCTGCCCTAGAGTTGGGTAACCTTGAAGAAGCTAATCTTCTACTTGGTGAGGCTGAAGCAGCTGATCAAGAAGCTAAAAAACTTAAACCTATCTACAATTTAAGGGAggaagaatttgaaaatctacCAAAACACTTCATCTCCATGGAACTTGTTGCCAATTTTGGCAAGAAGCAATTGGCAGAATTGGCTGCATCTGTCCATCTTTCTTCAGCCTGATATAACAAATTTATGATAAGTATGAATAGCCTCAATTGTTGCACTTGGAGGGGCACCAAGACTGGGATTTTGATGCTTTCTTCAGAATTTATGCTAACCCCTGGATGCCTTGAGAGATGAAGCCCACAGGCATGACAGTTATCTTGTTTGATGATATTGAGTCTGGATCCTCTGGTTGCCAGTGATTGTCTTGCCCTGTCTCAACTCTCAAGCAAGTTCAGGTTTTGCTCAACCAATAATAggggaagaagagaaaaaagaattcTGAACCAGTTGCTCTATTTATTGACAAAGCGATTTAGTTTGTCTCCCATATTGGTTACCATCCTAtacaaaattttgcattttcaatTTGTCAGCAACAATTATCATGTACGCTTggctttaaatttttattcttgaatgtgtattttatatgaataatagcTTCTTTGCATGTTTGGTTGCAGCTGACtcgattttcaaatttttatcatgtaCTCCTTAGTTCTCTTTGTTTCCTTGATAATGGACAGTGTCTAAACACTTCCATATCTGTCCTAAAATATACTTTCACAACTTCCATCAGCTCTTGTTCTTCTCCAGGCTTGTCAGCTTTCTATACTGAGTTTTTTTTAGTATGGATTGGCTTGTaataggtttttctttttcttatttgaatagctcttttttttttagttctttGAAACTTGGCGCTAGATGGGATAGATTGGTAGTGTTAGTGttgttatatataatagatttaCTGTTCATTTTTTTCAGATGTGAAAATAGAGCTAAAACTAAGTTCATATATAATTCTCtagtatgaattttttttatttttagtgagGTTAATGCTGTCCAAGAATTTTTCCCCTGATGTTTTACAAGTACAGGACAATGCCCAGGTTTATTGTGAATAGAATAGTGTGAGAGActcattaaaataatactacGCAAAGGTCAACTGTTTTCATCCTAACTCTTTTTTGTATGAACAAAACTAATAAAGAATTATAAAGCCCATTGGTACAAACTTGCAGTTGTCAAGTTTTCCCTCCGGTATTTTTGTTGAACTGGAGTTGGAAACAGATATTCACGCCATCCAATATAAACATTGGATCCAGGCTTGCACACTCCACCATTTATCAATGCCAATTCTAATTACAATCCAATCCGCATTCCTCCAGAACTGGGGCATCTGACTTGGCCACAAATGGATCGATTCTAACCCACAACAGGGAGAAAATGGAAGCCAGCAAAATAGACCAGACAATAATGATTATGGGAGTTCTGTTCTGTCTGCCCACTAGGCCCTTTAGGAAAGGATAGAGATGAACAATTACCCAGAAAGCAAAGAAGAGCTTGCCAAACAGAGGCCCCCATGAATCATAACCATTATTTATGGCACTGGAGATTCCAGCCACCACTCCTATCAAGTTTATTATAAGGAGTGTTGTTGGTGGAATGAGCAGTGTGGTCCATTTAAATGCATAGAGCTCTGACAACTCTTCATCATCCCCGGCTTTTGATGTCACAGTGAAGTTTGTATCCACACCAGCAATAACCTTTAAGAGCCCTTGGAACACAGCAAACAGCTGCGCTGAAACCCCCCCAATTACCCAAAATTGCTCATTTCTCCACCACTCATCAATGCCAACCCCACTCCATCTCATTTCTAGTATACTTGTCGCAAAAATGCAgatgaaaagtgacaaaaacgaCAAGCTAGCAACATTGCTGAGCTGCAATATGAGAAATTAAACACATGATTTTAGGAAAACTAAGCATCACCAATTGGAAGGTTATAAATTTCTCACCTCGGGAGTGATAAATTTTCCTGTCAGCAAGCAAACAGCAGGAAGAGTACAATAGGCCAACAAAGGAATAGAAGTCAATGGATATACAGTGGCATTGATGTAAGAAAGACGCTCTAACCACTTCAAACCCCCTCCATATCCATACCAAAGAGGACAATGCCTACTCAACAATATTTCAACTGATCCGAGGGCCCATCGGAGGACTTGGTGCAGACGATCTGAAAGATTAATTGGTGCAGATCCCTTGAATGCAGGCCTGGCAGGAATACAGTATATGGATCGCCATCCAAGGCAGTGCATTTTAAAACCAGTCAATATATCCTCTGTAATAGAACCATAGATCCAACCAACCTGGAGCATAATAAAATGCTACAGTCCGCCAAAATTGCAATATCAAGAGGAAttgtattaaattgaaatatctGTTACCTCTTTCCCCCATTCAGTTTTATTTTCATAGCCACAGCTGATAACGTGGATAGCTTCCTTCAGTATAGAAGCAGGACTAGCATTTTTCAGTGTCCCACCCTCCTCTACAAGGGTAGATGCAACAAACACAGGAGATTGCCCAAACTTCTTTTCCAACTTACTATCGGACAGTAGGCAGAAATTTTCAACTTCAGATCCTGCATTTGAAGCCCTCAAAGTTAGATGTCAAAAGAATTGATACTACTAGTTGATTAGAAAAATGTTTGTAAAAGAATTGATACTACTAATTGATTAGAAAAATCTTTCTCCAACCtcacatatattattttctcatatcTAGATAATAAGAAAGTGACATTACAAGTAACCCATCTCGAGAGTAGACTGCCCGGAAAAACTGGACAACagaatttgagattaaaattCCTCCCAACCACATGACAATCAGATCACTATACACGCAGGTTCTTGAATGCATTACTTCTCTTAGAATCATCCTAAAGATGTATTATGCTAATCTTTTTTTCTGCTAAAGTATGATTCTGAGAACTACTGCTCTGGATTGCAGAAGAAGCAGGATTACCTTCAATACCCCCTTCAGTAACTTCCAAAGCACAATCTGGTGCTGTATCTCCTTTcttcagattttttttctttatctcgGAATTTGGTCTGTCAATACTCTTCTTTTTTTCACTTCTAGTACAACAGCGCCGCTTAGGCCAGCAGTTCCAAGCCCTGGTTGGTGACCTTTTGGTTTTTGGAGCATCATGTCCATAAAGTGCCTGCCTTCTGAACACACATCCCGTCCCAACATATATTGGCCCTTGAATGCCATCCAAACCTTTCATGTTAATCTGAAATGGGGACATGTACTAGTTAAAAGATGAGCTAGCGAATAAGCaaccaaaaatttcataaatgcaTGCTTACATCAAAGAATATTGTGTTCCGGTTGGCATATCGATCATTCTTGTCAATACCATGAAACCTTTGTGGGAACTGGACATAACACACTCTCTTTCCTATCAGTGGATCCATAATGAAACACATGGCCTCTCTAAGAGCCTTGCTGTTATTGATGTAGTGATCGCAATCCAGATTCAGCACATAAGGTGCATTTGTGAGCACAGCAGAGACCCTGACCTATTAAGCAGACAGGGCCACGAGAATACGttataaaaggaaaaacaaagaaattttctttgaattgcaaaTGAATACAAGACCTTGGCTCCCTGTAATTTCAATGCTTACCAAAGCATTCATTGCTCCAGCCTTTTTGTGGTGATTGAACCCCGGTCTCTTTTCTCTAGAAACATAAACAAGGCGTGGTAATTCATTTGCATCTGTATCATCTCCTCCACTTTGGCCAAGGAAAACCTATGAAAATTGTGGAACGCATGTAAGTTATGATGAAATTTATAGACAAAACTAACCAGTATATACATACCTGAATCATTCCAGGATGATTGCGAACATTATTCCCAGGCCATGCAGTCCCATCTTGCATCATCCACCCTTCTTCTGGAACCTTCTGTGCTTTGGCAACCAAAGCATTGATCCTAACCTTAAATTCTTCATACTCTCTCTGAAATTTCGATGAGAATAAGAGTTACTCTAGGATGTGCAAAGAATGATGCAAATAAACTTAAGCAGAAGCATTGACACCTTCATAGCTCTTCGTTCCTTCACAAATGATGCTAGAACCTTATCTTTGAGATAATCTAACATCTCAGAAAAATACCACTCAGGTGCTCGAGGCTCAATGTTGAACTTCTTACAAAAAGGGACCCATTTCCTTGCAAATTCAGATGTTTCTGATAGTGCTTCAAATGTTAACATAGCAGCACCATCGTCAGAAACATAGCATGAGAACTTGTCAACTGGGTAATCCACAGCAAGAATGGATAGAACTGTGTTTGCAGTCACCAGAGGGGGTTCTTTTAGTGGATCAACTGTACTTACAAATATATCAACGGGTGATAGATGAGAAGGTTGGCCCTCTTTCTCATACCTAGGCAGAAACagataaaagtaaatttacttGATAACTGGACCGTGGGCAGAGTTGCATGAACTTAAAAAACTAACCAATTACTTACCTAAGGGACAATCTGTCCAGATAAG
This is a stretch of genomic DNA from Mangifera indica cultivar Alphonso chromosome 11, CATAS_Mindica_2.1, whole genome shotgun sequence. It encodes these proteins:
- the LOC123229604 gene encoding paramyosin, which translates into the protein MEDDEMDSLFEGMVLFSPSQLVTDQSLEGDHSESQSQSHHDAPSLEVVPAPASSSSEPLDEDLFSDLTLQTPEYQPSPSKTKSSRKKKKAAGLRIGYARDSPRILPDGDYDDDTFDDDSSIVADETSSTSNVPDKDKEKKKDDDYNNPQQRFEHVKTRILEKLNTAREFSSSVSAARKDSIRRRRKASEDLLSASLKRSLLEKHLDEACEAEDFETAQRISDDLASSENHKQSLLIALRDAEAHCDAVDSQVHQVLLSQIAAEEESASLLYRFSADAKNDADVFLKQAETLSSEEMEKWLSSTEALEGRKIELEIESHLVNDARSVLNNSVDAPIEDDKREKEFLCKRKNMLFDELQKLLALVREKEKEIADNDSKIQAVEKRIADALSGFQELQSSVDTKFDNLQSAISQLELESEALLMKKKEIDEFLKEEVDRVTKLKEIARVSADEAKAYQEMVGLRRSLMSSVLKSRDYKVRLAKTEEKLSEEIQMLQQEVSAARTSLQELSSMKSSIQQTAASFRQRILFTDKRAPELEAEKKVAATARNFKEAARIAAEAKSLSGEKDSLQIEMDKAVLKLEKLEGNFKDTVKRLQETEELIISKEKEMAVARFQRLLIVSGAATAERSAALELGNLEEANLLLGEAEAADQEAKKLKPIYNLREEEFENLPKHFISMELVANFGKKQLAELAASVHLSSA
- the LOC123229018 gene encoding probable cellulose synthase A catalytic subunit 3 [UDP-forming] isoform X1; this encodes MEASVGLVAGSHNRNELVVIRRNGDSAQPKPLQPLSGQICHVCGDDVGLTVDGELFVACNECAFPICRTCYDYERREGNQVCPQCNTRFRRLKGCARVEGDEEEDDIDDVDNEFDFDGNKRQDMHGGVDSMFHGRLSYGRSSDVDMPHVAQFPLLTNGQMDDNIPPVQHALVPSFMRSAKRIHPLPFSNSVLPAQPRFMDPSKDLAAYGYGSVAWKETMENWKQKQDKLQMTKKDNGDKDWEYDADAPDFPLMNEARQPLSRKLPIPPSQINPYRMIIIIRLIILGFFFHYRVMHPVNGAYGLWLVSVICEFWFAVSWILDQFPKWLPIDRETYLDRLSLRYEKEGQPSHLSPVDIFVSTVDPLKEPPLVTANTVLSILAVDYPVDKFSCYVSDDGAAMLTFEALSETSEFARKWVPFCKKFNIEPRAPEWYFSEMLDYLKDKVLASFVKERRAMKREYEEFKVRINALVAKAQKVPEEGWMMQDGTAWPGNNVRNHPGMIQVFLGQSGGDDTDANELPRLVYVSREKRPGFNHHKKAGAMNALVRVSAVLTNAPYVLNLDCDHYINNSKALREAMCFIMDPLIGKRVCYVQFPQRFHGIDKNDRYANRNTIFFDINMKGLDGIQGPIYVGTGCVFRRQALYGHDAPKTKRSPTRAWNCWPKRRCCTRSEKKKSIDRPNSEIKKKNLKKGDTAPDCALEVTEGGIEGSEVENFCLLSDSKLEKKFGQSPVFVASTLVEEGGTLKNASPASILKEAIHVISCGYENKTEWGKEVGWIYGSITEDILTGFKMHCLGWRSIYCIPARPAFKGSAPINLSDRLHQVLRWALGSVEILLSRHCPLWYGYGGGLKWLERLSYINATVYPLTSIPLLAYCTLPAVCLLTGKFITPELSNVASLSFLSLFICIFATSILEMRWSGVGIDEWWRNEQFWVIGGVSAQLFAVFQGLLKVIAGVDTNFTVTSKAGDDEELSELYAFKWTTLLIPPTTLLIINLIGVVAGISSAINNGYDSWGPLFGKLFFAFWVIVHLYPFLKGLVGRQNRTPIIIIVWSILLASIFSLLWVRIDPFVAKSDAPVLEECGLDCN
- the LOC123229018 gene encoding probable cellulose synthase A catalytic subunit 3 [UDP-forming] isoform X2 → MEASVGLVAGSHNRNELVVIRRNGDSAPKPLQPLSGQICHVCGDDVGLTVDGELFVACNECAFPICRTCYDYERREGNQVCPQCNTRFRRLKGCARVEGDEEEDDIDDVDNEFDFDGNKRQDMHGGVDSMFHGRLSYGRSSDVDMPHVAQFPLLTNGQMDDNIPPVQHALVPSFMRSAKRIHPLPFSNSVLPAQPRFMDPSKDLAAYGYGSVAWKETMENWKQKQDKLQMTKKDNGDKDWEYDADAPDFPLMNEARQPLSRKLPIPPSQINPYRMIIIIRLIILGFFFHYRVMHPVNGAYGLWLVSVICEFWFAVSWILDQFPKWLPIDRETYLDRLSLRYEKEGQPSHLSPVDIFVSTVDPLKEPPLVTANTVLSILAVDYPVDKFSCYVSDDGAAMLTFEALSETSEFARKWVPFCKKFNIEPRAPEWYFSEMLDYLKDKVLASFVKERRAMKREYEEFKVRINALVAKAQKVPEEGWMMQDGTAWPGNNVRNHPGMIQVFLGQSGGDDTDANELPRLVYVSREKRPGFNHHKKAGAMNALVRVSAVLTNAPYVLNLDCDHYINNSKALREAMCFIMDPLIGKRVCYVQFPQRFHGIDKNDRYANRNTIFFDINMKGLDGIQGPIYVGTGCVFRRQALYGHDAPKTKRSPTRAWNCWPKRRCCTRSEKKKSIDRPNSEIKKKNLKKGDTAPDCALEVTEGGIEGSEVENFCLLSDSKLEKKFGQSPVFVASTLVEEGGTLKNASPASILKEAIHVISCGYENKTEWGKEVGWIYGSITEDILTGFKMHCLGWRSIYCIPARPAFKGSAPINLSDRLHQVLRWALGSVEILLSRHCPLWYGYGGGLKWLERLSYINATVYPLTSIPLLAYCTLPAVCLLTGKFITPELSNVASLSFLSLFICIFATSILEMRWSGVGIDEWWRNEQFWVIGGVSAQLFAVFQGLLKVIAGVDTNFTVTSKAGDDEELSELYAFKWTTLLIPPTTLLIINLIGVVAGISSAINNGYDSWGPLFGKLFFAFWVIVHLYPFLKGLVGRQNRTPIIIIVWSILLASIFSLLWVRIDPFVAKSDAPVLEECGLDCN